One region of Cottoperca gobio chromosome 19, fCotGob3.1, whole genome shotgun sequence genomic DNA includes:
- the snx11 gene encoding sorting nexin-11 codes for MISNQEEDEFVAVRVQDPRMQNEGSWNSYVDYKIFLHTNSKAFTAKTSCVRRRYSEFSWLKKKLQKNTGLVPVPDLPAKSFFSFINEDFLERRRKGLQAFLDKVVNMTVCLSDSQLHLFLQTQLPVGHIQDCVQGHTPYSVTDAILTYASSNRGFAQAQEDDPIKESSLTVSYESMESPAPHQPCVLPKEPFSPELLSCGDSDPLDGLLMLRDKDTAEFQLKDNSSVRVLQENNHLEAVVEDCGPAEATFFLGDSQDVPESLSLAEQTQHISCQIQTPVEVHSAMGTGFEEKCGEESLFEECSVREDSAKTLDTEEETVPHPDTEEKADQWESPAEEKMEKA; via the exons ATGATCAGCAATCAAGAAGAAGAT GAGTTTGTTGCAGTGCGGGTCCAAGATCCCCGCATGCAGAACGAAGGCTCGTGGAATTCATATGTGGATTATAAAATATTTCTACAT ACCAACAGTAAAGCCTTCACAGCCAAGACGTCCTGCGTGCGGCGGCGCTACAGTGAGTTTTCCTGGCTCAAGAAGAAGCTTCAGAAGAACACTGGTTTGGT GCCAGTCCCAGACCTTCCAGCGAagtccttcttctccttcatcaaTGAAGACTTCCTGGAGCGGAGAAGGAAAGGACTTCAGGCCTTCTTGGACAA GGTGGTGAACATGACAGTGTGTCTGTCAGACAGCCAGCTCCACCTCTTCCTGCAGACTCAGCTGCCTGTCGGTCACATCCAGGACTGCGTGCAGGGCCACACTCCCTACTCCGTTACAGACGCCATCCTCACTTACGCCTCATCCAATCGGGGCTTTGCTCAGGCTCAGGAGGACGATCCAATCAAGGAGTCTAGTTTGACTGTTTCTTATGAGTCCATGGAGAG CCCAGCTCCTCATCAACCTTGCGTACTTCCTAAAGAGCCCTTCAGCCCTGAGCTTTTGTCCTGTGGGGACTCTGACCCTCTAGACGGTTTACTGATGCTCCGTGATAAGGACACAGCTGAGTTTCAGCTCAAGGACAATTCCTCAGTAAGAGTCCTTCAGGAGAACAACCATCTGGAGGCCGTCGTTGAGGACTGTGGCCCGGCAGAGGCGACCTTTTTTCTGGGTGACAGCCAGGATGTTCCTGAGAGTCTCAGCCTTGCAGAACAGACCCAGCATATTAGCTGTCAGATACAGACACCAGTGGAGGTGCACTCGGCCATGGGGACTGGCTTTGAGGAGAAATGTGGAGAGGAAAGCTTGTTTGAGGAGTGTTCCGTAAGAGAGGACAGCGCTAAGACTTTAGATACAGAAGAAGAGACTGTTCCTCATCCAGACACGGAGGAGAAGGCTGATCAGTGGGAAAGTCCTGCAGAGGAAAAGATGGAAAAAGCTTAA
- the cbx1b gene encoding chromobox protein homolog 1b translates to MSMSLTTEPPNDVPAVTEESKMTAVVEKKDKKPEDVAEEEEEEEEYVVEKVLNRRVVKGRVEYLLKWKGFTGEDNTWEPSDNLDCPDLIAEFLQSQKSANDVKRKAAGDAEGDESKTKKKKDDTEKLRGFARALDPERIIGATDSTGELMFLMKWKNSDEADLVPAKEANVKCPQVVISFYEERLTWHSYPTDDEKKDEKN, encoded by the exons ATGAGTATGAGCCTGACTACAGAACCCCCTAACGATGTTCCCGCTGTTACAGAAG AGAGCAAAATGACTGCCGTCGTcgagaagaaggacaagaagccAGAGGATgtggcagaggaagaggaggaggaggaagaataCGTGGTGGAAAAGGTCCTGAATCGGCGGGTGGTGAAAGGGAGAGTAGAGTATCTCCTCAAGTGGAAAGGCTTCACTGG GGAAGATAACACGTGGGAGCCATCAGACAACCTGGACTGTCCAGATTTGATTGCAGAATTCCTGCAGTCCCAGAAATCAGCAAACGATGTAAAGAGGAAGGCGGCCGGAGACGCAGAAGGAGACGAGAGTAAaacgaagaagaaaaaagacgaC ACAGAGAAGCTAAGGGGCTTTGCTCGGGCGCTGGATCCAGAGAGGATTATTGGTGCCACAGACTCCACAGGAGAACTCATGTTCCTCATGAAATG gaaAAACTCTGATGAAGCTGACCTGGTGCCGGCGAAGGAGGCCAATGTGAAGTGTCCGCAGGTGGTCATCTCTTTCTATGAAGAGAGACTTACTTGGCACTCGTATCCGACTGATGAcgaaaaaaaagatgaaaaaaactAA